One Streptomyces sp. NBC_00102 DNA segment encodes these proteins:
- a CDS encoding ACP S-malonyltransferase, whose translation MLVLVAPGQGAQTPGFLTPWLDLPGAADRIGAWSDAIGLDLAHYGTKADADQIRDTAVAQPLLVAAGLLSASALNASPAVVAGHSVGEITAAAWAGVLGDEAALGLVRARGLAMADAASVTETGMAALLGGDPDVTVPHLESLGLTPANVNGGGQIVAAGTAEQIAALTENKPEGVRRVVPLKVAGAFHTHHMAPAVERLREAAQGLEIADPTVTYVSNKDGLTVATGTEVVERLVGQVANPVRWDLCMERFKELGVTALIEACPGGTLTGLAKRALPGVRTLALKTPDDLDAARALISEHASA comes from the coding sequence GTGCTCGTACTCGTCGCTCCCGGCCAAGGCGCTCAGACGCCCGGCTTCCTGACTCCCTGGCTCGACCTCCCCGGTGCCGCTGACCGCATCGGGGCCTGGTCGGATGCCATCGGGCTCGACCTTGCCCACTACGGCACGAAGGCCGACGCCGACCAGATCCGTGACACGGCGGTGGCCCAGCCCCTGCTGGTGGCCGCGGGCCTCCTCTCCGCGTCCGCGCTGAACGCCTCCCCCGCCGTCGTGGCCGGGCACAGCGTCGGCGAGATCACCGCGGCCGCCTGGGCCGGTGTGCTCGGCGACGAGGCCGCGCTCGGCCTGGTCCGGGCCCGCGGGCTCGCGATGGCCGACGCCGCCTCGGTCACCGAGACCGGCATGGCCGCGCTGCTCGGCGGCGACCCGGACGTCACGGTCCCGCACCTCGAAAGCCTCGGGCTGACTCCGGCCAACGTGAACGGCGGCGGTCAGATCGTCGCCGCGGGCACGGCCGAGCAGATCGCCGCGCTGACCGAGAACAAGCCGGAGGGCGTGCGCCGCGTGGTGCCGCTCAAGGTCGCCGGGGCGTTCCACACGCACCACATGGCGCCGGCCGTCGAGCGGCTGCGCGAGGCGGCCCAGGGCCTGGAGATCGCCGACCCCACCGTGACGTACGTGTCGAACAAGGACGGCCTGACGGTCGCCACCGGCACCGAGGTCGTCGAGCGGCTGGTCGGGCAGGTCGCGAACCCGGTCCGCTGGGACCTGTGCATGGAGCGGTTCAAGGAGCTCGGTGTGACCGCGCTCATCGAGGCGTGCCCCGGGGGCACCCTCACCGGGCTCGCCAAGCGCGCGCTGCCCGGGGTGCGGACCCTCGCGCTCAAGACCCCCGACGACCTCGACGCGGCCCGCGCGCTCATCTCCGAGCACGCGTCCGCCTAA
- a CDS encoding ketoacyl-ACP synthase III, which yields MSKIKPSQGAPYARIMGVGGYRPTRVVPNEVILETIDSSDEWIRSRSGIATRHWASDEETVSAMSVEAAGKAIADAGITPEQIGGVIVSTVSHFKQTPAVATEIAYKIGAGKPAAFDISAGCAGFGYGLTLAKGMIVDGSAEYVLVIGVERLSDLTDLSDRATAFLFGDGAGAVVVGPSKVPAMGPTVWGSEGDKSETIKQTVSWDQFHAERPEKFPAITQEGQAVFRWAVFEMAKVAQQALDAAGVAPEDLDVFIPHQANMRIIDSMVKTLKLPENVTVARDVETTGNTSAASIPLAMERLLATGQAKSGDTALVIGFGAGLVFAATVVTLP from the coding sequence ATGTCGAAGATCAAGCCCAGCCAGGGCGCCCCGTACGCACGCATCATGGGGGTCGGTGGCTACCGCCCCACCCGTGTCGTGCCGAACGAGGTGATCCTCGAAACGATCGACTCGTCCGACGAGTGGATCCGCTCCCGCTCCGGCATCGCCACCCGGCACTGGGCCTCCGACGAGGAGACCGTGTCCGCGATGTCCGTGGAGGCCGCGGGGAAGGCCATCGCCGACGCCGGGATCACCCCGGAGCAGATCGGCGGTGTGATCGTCTCCACCGTCTCGCACTTCAAGCAGACCCCGGCCGTCGCCACCGAGATCGCGTACAAGATCGGCGCGGGCAAGCCCGCCGCCTTCGACATCTCGGCCGGCTGCGCGGGCTTCGGTTACGGCCTGACGCTCGCCAAGGGCATGATCGTCGACGGTTCCGCCGAGTACGTCCTCGTCATCGGCGTGGAGCGGCTCAGCGACCTGACCGACCTGTCGGACCGGGCCACCGCCTTCCTCTTCGGCGACGGCGCGGGCGCCGTGGTCGTCGGCCCCTCGAAGGTTCCGGCCATGGGCCCGACGGTCTGGGGCTCCGAGGGCGACAAGTCGGAGACCATCAAGCAGACCGTGTCGTGGGACCAGTTCCACGCCGAGCGCCCGGAGAAGTTCCCGGCCATCACGCAGGAGGGCCAGGCGGTCTTCCGCTGGGCCGTCTTCGAGATGGCGAAGGTGGCCCAGCAGGCGCTGGACGCCGCCGGGGTCGCTCCGGAAGACCTGGACGTCTTCATCCCGCACCAGGCCAACATGCGGATCATCGACTCGATGGTGAAGACCCTCAAACTGCCGGAGAACGTCACCGTCGCCCGCGACGTGGAGACGACCGGCAACACCTCCGCCGCCTCGATCCCGCTCGCGATGGAGCGGCTCCTGGCGACCGGGCAGGCGAAGAGTGGCGATACCGCGCTGGTCATCGGCTTCGGGGCGGGTCTCGTGTTCGCCGCGACGGTCGTTACTCTCCCCTAA
- a CDS encoding acyl carrier protein — protein sequence MAATQEEIVTGLAEIVNEIAGIPVEDVQLDKSFTDDLDVDSLSMVEVVVAAEERFDVKIPDEDVKNLKTVGDAADYILKNQA from the coding sequence ATGGCCGCCACGCAGGAAGAGATCGTCACCGGTCTCGCCGAGATCGTCAACGAGATCGCCGGTATCCCGGTCGAGGACGTCCAGCTGGACAAGTCCTTCACCGACGACCTGGACGTCGACTCGCTGTCCATGGTCGAGGTCGTCGTCGCCGCCGAAGAGCGCTTCGACGTCAAGATCCCCGACGAGGACGTCAAGAACCTCAAGACGGTCGGCGACGCTGCCGACTACATCCTGAAGAACCAGGCCTGA
- the fabF gene encoding beta-ketoacyl-ACP synthase II, translated as MNSTNRTVVVTGIGATTPLGGDSASTWEGLMAGRSGVQPLEGERFAELPVRIAALAAVDPGEVLPRPLARKLDRSAQFALIAAREAWADAGFTGKAGEDDKIRPERLGTVIASGIGGVITLLDQYDVLKEKGVRRVSPHTVPMLMPNGPSANVGLEVNAQAGVHTPVSACASGAEAIGYAVEMIRTGRADVVVAGGTEAAIHPLPIAAFANMMAMSKNNDEPQKASRPYDTGRDGFVLGEGAGVVILESAEHAAARGAKVYCEVLGQGLSADAHHIAQPEPTGRGIAAAMRNLLENTDLKPSEVVHLNAHATSTPQGDVAELKALKAVLGDDLDHVAISATKSMTGHLLGGAGGIETVATVLALHHRMAPPTINIENLDDDVTANIVRDKPQPLPEGSIAAINNSFGFGGHNVVLAFRSV; from the coding sequence GTGAACTCGACCAATCGCACCGTGGTCGTCACCGGTATCGGCGCAACCACTCCGCTGGGTGGCGACTCCGCATCGACCTGGGAGGGGTTGATGGCCGGTCGTTCCGGCGTCCAGCCCCTCGAAGGTGAGCGCTTCGCCGAACTGCCCGTCCGGATCGCCGCGTTGGCCGCGGTGGACCCGGGCGAGGTACTGCCCCGCCCGCTCGCGCGCAAGCTGGACCGCTCGGCGCAGTTCGCGCTGATCGCGGCCCGCGAGGCGTGGGCGGACGCCGGCTTCACCGGCAAGGCCGGTGAGGACGACAAGATCCGCCCCGAGCGGCTGGGCACGGTCATCGCCTCCGGCATCGGTGGTGTGATCACGCTGCTCGACCAGTACGACGTGCTGAAGGAGAAGGGCGTACGCCGCGTCTCCCCGCACACCGTCCCCATGCTCATGCCGAACGGCCCGTCGGCCAACGTCGGTCTCGAGGTCAACGCCCAGGCCGGCGTCCACACTCCGGTCTCCGCCTGTGCGTCGGGTGCCGAGGCCATCGGGTACGCCGTCGAGATGATCCGTACCGGCCGTGCCGACGTGGTCGTCGCCGGTGGTACCGAGGCGGCCATCCACCCGCTGCCGATCGCGGCTTTCGCCAACATGATGGCGATGTCCAAGAACAACGACGAGCCGCAGAAGGCTTCGCGTCCGTACGACACGGGCCGTGACGGCTTCGTCCTCGGCGAGGGCGCGGGCGTCGTCATCCTGGAGTCGGCCGAGCACGCCGCCGCGCGCGGCGCCAAGGTCTACTGCGAGGTGCTGGGCCAGGGCCTGTCGGCCGACGCCCACCACATCGCGCAGCCCGAGCCGACCGGCCGGGGCATCGCCGCTGCGATGCGCAACCTGCTGGAGAACACGGACCTCAAGCCGTCCGAGGTCGTCCACCTGAACGCGCACGCCACGTCCACGCCGCAGGGCGACGTGGCCGAGCTGAAGGCCCTGAAGGCGGTCCTGGGCGACGATCTCGACCACGTCGCGATCTCGGCGACCAAGTCGATGACGGGTCACCTGCTCGGTGGCGCGGGCGGCATCGAGACCGTGGCCACGGTCCTCGCGCTGCACCACCGGATGGCTCCGCCGACCATCAACATCGAGAACCTCGACGACGACGTGACGGCGAACATCGTCCGCGACAAGCCGCAGCCGCTGCCCGAGGGTTCGATCGCCGCGATCAACAACTCCTTCGGTTTCGGCGGCCACAACGTGGTCCTCGCCTTCCGCAGCGTCTGA
- a CDS encoding DUF3145 domain-containing protein, translated as MTTRGVLYVHSAPRALCPHIEWAVAGVLGVRVQLDWIRQPAAPGTWRSEFSWRGRTGTASELASALRGWDLLRFEVTAEPCATAEGERYSSTPTLGIFHAVTGMNGDILVPEDRLRAALTRSLRGESDLEAEVAGLIGKPWDDELESFRHAGEGAPVRWLHQVV; from the coding sequence GTGACGACACGTGGAGTCCTGTACGTACACTCCGCACCGCGCGCGCTCTGTCCGCACATCGAATGGGCGGTGGCGGGCGTACTCGGGGTGCGGGTCCAGTTGGACTGGATCAGACAGCCGGCCGCGCCCGGCACCTGGCGGTCCGAGTTCTCCTGGCGGGGCCGCACCGGCACCGCCTCCGAACTCGCCTCCGCCCTGCGCGGCTGGGACCTGCTGCGCTTCGAGGTGACCGCCGAGCCGTGCGCCACGGCCGAGGGGGAGCGCTACAGCTCCACCCCGACGCTCGGCATCTTCCACGCGGTCACCGGCATGAACGGTGACATCCTCGTCCCCGAGGACCGGCTGCGGGCCGCGCTGACGCGCTCCCTGCGCGGGGAGTCGGACCTGGAGGCGGAGGTCGCCGGGCTCATCGGCAAACCCTGGGACGACGAGCTGGAGTCCTTCCGGCACGCCGGAGAAGGCGCCCCGGTCCGCTGGCTGCACCAGGTGGTCTGA
- a CDS encoding GDSL-type esterase/lipase family protein, with translation MPERTRSGRRSRTAVTGMAAWACAGALALTGCSGGADGGAQNAPKGAGRATAAAPAGPVWNRHPASVAAVGDSMTRGFDACSVLADCPEVSWATGTDGAVRSLAARLLGPSEVAAHSWNHAVSGARIAQLPEQMAEAARERPELVTVMMGANDACRGSVASMTPVADFRFSFDLSLRQLRAAAPKAQVYVASVPDLWRLWSTGRRNPLGKQVWKLGICKAMLADADDMGAAATARRAAVRERVVEYNQVLREVCAKDELCRYDGDAVYDYPFTGAQLSPWDWFHPGRDGQARLAEIAYRNVTAAAPPA, from the coding sequence ATGCCGGAACGCACACGGTCGGGTCGTCGTTCCCGTACGGCCGTCACCGGAATGGCCGCATGGGCGTGCGCCGGCGCACTCGCGCTGACGGGGTGTTCCGGCGGAGCGGACGGGGGCGCGCAGAACGCGCCGAAGGGCGCCGGTCGCGCGACGGCCGCCGCGCCCGCCGGTCCGGTGTGGAACCGCCACCCCGCCTCGGTCGCGGCGGTCGGCGATTCGATGACCCGGGGGTTCGACGCCTGCTCGGTGCTGGCCGACTGTCCCGAGGTCTCCTGGGCCACCGGGACGGACGGCGCGGTGCGCAGTCTCGCCGCCCGGCTCCTCGGCCCGTCCGAGGTGGCGGCGCACAGCTGGAACCACGCCGTGTCGGGCGCCCGGATCGCCCAGTTGCCGGAGCAGATGGCCGAGGCGGCGCGGGAACGTCCGGAGCTGGTGACGGTGATGATGGGCGCCAACGACGCCTGCCGGGGCTCGGTGGCGTCCATGACCCCCGTGGCGGACTTCCGGTTCTCCTTCGACCTGTCGCTGCGGCAGTTGCGGGCCGCCGCCCCGAAGGCGCAGGTGTACGTGGCGAGCGTGCCGGACCTGTGGCGGCTCTGGTCGACCGGGCGCCGCAACCCGCTGGGCAAGCAGGTCTGGAAGCTCGGGATCTGCAAGGCGATGCTGGCGGACGCGGACGACATGGGCGCCGCCGCCACCGCCCGGCGGGCGGCCGTGCGCGAGCGGGTGGTGGAGTACAACCAGGTGCTGCGCGAGGTGTGCGCGAAGGACGAGCTCTGCCGGTACGACGGCGACGCGGTCTACGACTATCCGTTCACCGGCGCCCAACTCAGCCCGTGGGACTGGTTCCACCCGGGGCGCGACGGGCAGGCCCGGCTGGCCGAGATCGCCTACCGCAATGTCACGGCAGCCGCCCCACCAGCGTAA
- a CDS encoding aldose epimerase family protein codes for MSTSTTTISSEAFGTLPDGTSVERWTLERDGSRVRLLTYGAIVQSVEVPDRDGTAGEIVLGLPDLAGYTTYASPFFGAVCGRYANRIGGASFTLDGRTHRLTANEGPNQLHGGARGFDKRVWEAREVDGGVELRLVAEDGEEGFPGRLAVSVTYTLEPGGSLRIGYRATTDAPTVVNLTNHTYWNLAGAGTGSALGHELRIAAGRITPVDDASLPTGELAPVDGTRFDFRTPKPVGPAYDHNYVLDTPGGLAEVAAELYDAGSGRALTVRTTEPGIQLYTADHLGDGPFVPSAGIALETQHFPDSPNRPDFPSTVLRPGEEYVSTTEYGFSVR; via the coding sequence ATGAGTACGAGTACGACGACGATCAGCAGCGAAGCGTTCGGCACCCTCCCGGACGGCACGTCCGTGGAGCGCTGGACCCTGGAGCGCGACGGGAGCCGGGTGCGTCTGCTGACGTACGGCGCGATCGTGCAGTCCGTCGAGGTGCCGGACCGGGACGGGACCGCCGGGGAGATCGTCCTCGGGCTGCCGGACCTCGCCGGGTACACGACGTATGCCTCGCCGTTCTTCGGCGCGGTCTGCGGCCGGTACGCGAACCGCATCGGCGGCGCCTCCTTCACGCTCGACGGCCGCACCCACCGGCTGACCGCCAACGAGGGCCCCAACCAGCTGCACGGCGGGGCGCGCGGCTTCGACAAGCGCGTCTGGGAAGCCCGCGAGGTGGACGGCGGTGTGGAGCTGCGCCTCGTCGCCGAGGACGGCGAGGAGGGCTTCCCGGGGAGGCTCGCGGTCTCGGTGACGTACACGCTGGAGCCGGGCGGCTCGCTGCGGATCGGCTACCGGGCGACGACCGACGCGCCGACCGTCGTGAACCTCACCAACCACACGTACTGGAACCTGGCCGGTGCGGGCACCGGCAGCGCGCTCGGGCACGAGCTGCGGATCGCGGCCGGGCGGATCACCCCGGTGGACGACGCCTCGCTGCCGACCGGCGAACTCGCCCCGGTGGACGGCACCCGGTTCGACTTCCGCACGCCGAAGCCGGTGGGCCCCGCGTACGACCACAACTACGTGCTGGACACCCCGGGCGGGCTCGCCGAGGTCGCCGCCGAGCTGTACGACGCGGGTTCCGGGCGGGCGCTGACGGTGCGGACGACCGAGCCGGGCATCCAGCTGTACACCGCCGACCACCTCGGCGACGGCCCGTTCGTGCCGTCCGCGGGCATCGCGCTGGAGACCCAGCACTTCCCGGACTCGCCGAACCGGCCGGACTTCCCGAGCACGGTGCTGCGGCCGGGCGAGGAGTACGTCTCGACGACGGAGTACGGCTTCTCCGTGCGCTGA
- a CDS encoding helix-turn-helix transcriptional regulator yields the protein MTSLEDLRRLRRARDRMDREYAEPLDVPALARTALMSAGHFSRSFRAAYGETPYNYLMTRRIERAKALLRRGDLSVTEVCFEVGCTSLGSFSSRFTELVGESPSAYRARSHEAGAAVPACVAKINTRPVRNGEAKR from the coding sequence ATGACGTCGTTGGAAGACCTCCGCAGACTGCGCCGGGCCCGCGACCGGATGGACCGCGAGTACGCCGAGCCGCTCGACGTCCCCGCGCTGGCGCGTACCGCCCTGATGTCGGCGGGCCACTTCTCCCGCAGCTTCCGGGCGGCCTACGGGGAGACCCCGTACAACTACCTCATGACCCGCCGGATCGAGCGGGCGAAGGCGCTGCTGCGGCGGGGCGACCTGTCGGTCACCGAGGTCTGCTTCGAGGTCGGCTGCACCTCGCTGGGGTCGTTCAGCTCGCGCTTCACCGAGCTGGTCGGCGAGAGCCCGAGCGCCTACCGGGCCCGCTCCCACGAGGCGGGCGCGGCCGTCCCCGCCTGCGTCGCGAAGATCAACACGAGACCGGTCAGGAATGGAGAAGCGAAACGATGA
- a CDS encoding VOC family protein gives MDINLSQCFIAVDDHDKALPFYRDVLGLEVRNDVGFEGMRWVTVGSPSQPGVNIVLEPPLADPGASPADRQAVAELLAKGLLRGVIFSTDDVDATFERIREGGGEVLQEPLDQPYGVRDCAFRDPSGNMLRFTQNKK, from the coding sequence ATGGACATCAACCTTTCCCAGTGCTTCATCGCCGTCGACGACCACGACAAGGCGCTCCCCTTCTACCGCGACGTGCTCGGGCTCGAAGTCCGCAACGACGTCGGCTTCGAGGGGATGCGCTGGGTGACCGTCGGCTCCCCCTCGCAGCCCGGCGTGAACATCGTGCTGGAGCCGCCACTGGCGGACCCGGGCGCCTCGCCCGCCGACCGGCAGGCCGTGGCGGAACTCCTCGCCAAGGGCCTGCTGCGCGGGGTCATCTTCTCGACCGACGACGTCGACGCCACCTTCGAGCGCATCCGCGAGGGCGGCGGCGAGGTACTCCAGGAGCCGCTCGACCAGCCCTACGGCGTCCGCGACTGCGCCTTCCGCGACCCGTCGGGCAACATGCTGCGCTTCACCCAGAACAAGAAGTGA
- a CDS encoding excinuclease ABC subunit UvrA, whose translation MSRAQGTDRRSAEERGADGHDLIRVHGARVNNLKDISVELPKRRLTVFTGVSGSGKSSLVFGTVAAESQRLINETYSAFVQGFMPTQARPEVDVLDGLTTAILVDQQRLGGDPRSTVGTATDANAMLRILFSRLGKPHIGPPSAYAFNVPSVRASGAITVERGNKKAVKATFNRTGGMCPRCEGRGTVSDIDLTQLYDDSKSLAEGAFTIPGWKSDSFWTVRVYAESGFLDPDKPIRDFTKKEMQDFLHREPTKVKVEGVNLTYEGLIPKIQKSFLSKDKESLQPHVRAFVERAVTFTPCPECEGTRLSEGARSSKIARVSIADACAMQISDLAAWVAGLDEPSVAPLLTALGRTLDSFVEIGLGYLSLDRPAGTLSGGEAQRVKMIRHLGSSLTDVTYVFDEPTIGLHPHDIQRMNGLLLRLRDKGNTVLVVEHKPETISIADHVVDLGPGAGTAGGTVCFEGTVEGLRKSDTVTGRHFDDRAELKTQVRKPTGVLEIRGASTHNLRDVDVDLPLGVLTVVTGVAGSGKSSLVHGALPRQAGGGDVVSVDQSPIRGSRRSNPATYTGLLDPVRKAFAKANDVKPALFSANSEGACPGCNGIGVVYTDLAMMAGVASVCEECEGRRYQDAVLAYRLGGRDISEVLAMSASEAREFFAEGEAATPAAERILARLVDVGLGYLTLGQPLTTLSGGERQRLKLATHMGEKGGIYLLDEPTTGLHLADVEQLLGLLDRLVDSGKSVIVVEHHQAVMAHADWIVDLGPGAGHDGGRIVFEGTPADLVAARSTLTGEHLAAYVGA comes from the coding sequence ATGAGCAGGGCCCAGGGGACGGATCGACGGTCGGCCGAGGAGCGCGGGGCGGACGGCCACGATCTGATCCGGGTGCACGGCGCGCGGGTGAACAACCTCAAGGACATCAGCGTCGAACTCCCCAAGCGCCGGCTGACAGTGTTCACCGGCGTCTCCGGCTCGGGCAAGAGCTCCCTGGTGTTCGGCACGGTCGCCGCCGAGTCGCAGCGGCTGATCAACGAGACGTACAGCGCCTTCGTGCAGGGTTTCATGCCCACGCAGGCACGGCCCGAGGTGGACGTGCTCGACGGCCTGACCACCGCGATCCTCGTCGACCAGCAGCGGCTCGGCGGAGACCCCCGCTCCACCGTCGGCACCGCCACCGACGCCAACGCGATGCTGCGCATCCTCTTCAGCCGCCTCGGTAAGCCGCACATCGGTCCGCCGAGCGCGTACGCGTTCAACGTCCCCTCGGTACGGGCGAGCGGGGCGATCACCGTCGAACGCGGCAACAAGAAGGCCGTGAAGGCCACCTTCAACCGGACCGGCGGGATGTGCCCGCGCTGCGAGGGCCGGGGCACCGTCTCCGACATCGACCTCACCCAGCTCTACGACGACTCCAAGTCGCTGGCCGAGGGCGCGTTCACCATCCCCGGCTGGAAGTCCGACAGCTTCTGGACCGTGCGGGTCTACGCCGAGTCCGGCTTCCTCGACCCGGACAAGCCGATCCGCGACTTCACCAAGAAGGAGATGCAGGACTTCCTGCACCGGGAGCCCACCAAGGTGAAGGTCGAGGGCGTCAACCTCACCTACGAGGGGCTGATCCCCAAGATCCAGAAGTCCTTCCTCTCCAAGGACAAGGAGTCGCTCCAGCCGCACGTCCGGGCGTTCGTGGAGCGCGCGGTCACCTTCACCCCCTGCCCCGAGTGCGAGGGCACCCGGCTCAGCGAGGGGGCGCGGTCCTCGAAGATCGCGCGCGTCTCCATCGCCGACGCCTGCGCGATGCAGATCAGCGACCTCGCCGCGTGGGTGGCCGGTCTGGACGAGCCCTCGGTGGCGCCGCTCCTCACCGCTTTGGGGCGGACCCTCGACTCGTTCGTGGAGATCGGCCTCGGCTACCTCTCGCTCGACCGCCCGGCGGGCACGCTCTCCGGCGGCGAGGCGCAGCGCGTGAAGATGATCCGCCATCTCGGCTCCTCGCTCACCGATGTCACGTACGTCTTCGACGAGCCGACCATCGGGCTGCACCCGCACGACATCCAGCGGATGAACGGCCTGCTGCTGCGGCTGCGGGACAAGGGCAACACGGTGCTCGTGGTGGAGCACAAGCCGGAGACGATCTCCATCGCCGACCATGTGGTGGACCTGGGCCCCGGCGCCGGTACGGCAGGAGGCACGGTCTGTTTCGAGGGGACCGTGGAGGGCCTGCGCAAGAGCGACACGGTCACCGGCCGCCACTTCGACGACCGGGCCGAGCTCAAGACACAGGTGCGGAAGCCCACCGGGGTGCTGGAGATCCGGGGCGCCTCGACGCACAACCTGCGGGACGTCGACGTGGACCTGCCCCTCGGGGTGCTCACGGTGGTCACCGGGGTCGCCGGTTCGGGCAAGAGCTCGCTGGTGCACGGGGCGCTCCCCCGGCAGGCGGGGGGCGGGGACGTCGTGTCGGTGGACCAGAGCCCGATCCGGGGTTCGCGGCGGAGCAACCCGGCGACGTACACCGGGCTGCTGGACCCGGTCCGCAAGGCGTTCGCGAAGGCCAACGACGTGAAGCCCGCGCTCTTCAGCGCCAACTCCGAGGGTGCGTGCCCCGGTTGCAACGGCATCGGGGTCGTCTACACCGATCTGGCGATGATGGCGGGGGTCGCCTCGGTCTGCGAGGAGTGCGAGGGCCGCCGCTACCAGGACGCGGTACTCGCCTACCGGCTCGGCGGGCGGGACATCAGCGAGGTGCTGGCCATGTCGGCGTCCGAGGCGCGGGAGTTCTTCGCCGAGGGCGAGGCGGCGACGCCCGCCGCGGAGCGGATTCTCGCCCGGCTGGTGGACGTCGGGCTCGGATACCTCACCCTGGGGCAGCCGTTGACCACCCTCTCCGGCGGTGAGCGCCAACGCCTCAAGCTGGCCACGCACATGGGCGAGAAGGGCGGGATCTATCTGCTCGACGAGCCGACCACGGGTCTGCACCTCGCCGACGTCGAGCAGTTGCTCGGTCTGCTCGACCGACTGGTGGACTCGGGGAAGTCCGTGATCGTGGTCGAGCACCACCAGGCGGTCATGGCACACGCCGACTGGATCGTCGACCTCGGTCCCGGGGCGGGGCACGACGGCGGGCGGATCGTCTTCGAGGGAACCCCGGCCGACCTGGTCGCCGCCCGATCCACCCTCACGGGCGAGCACCTGGCGGCGTACGTCGGGGCCTGA
- a CDS encoding MarR family transcriptional regulator, with the protein MATQHSSSAPPALAASRPYRKAHPGYGKQSVSGQEPPHAADFAFLPERERYVAGYVDHLPDGAAMDIKSLAKDLPLYGQMAIGTALRALALAGHLRRMRSRLELDGASRWVTLTFWSRTARDNEWWTARLEAEAAAQEQVPSPEPVVTSQPVVPRQRTPQRASDGRPEADAAAAATPGPNPPEAQPQEHQEPAAAAVGAADGASGPSPAYLALAELGRREPRLTLSAADCQVLEPLAAAWFARGVSAEYLTSALTAGLPEQVGSPVGLARRRLTDKMPPRLPAAPTPPPVPAPGGRPATPVRGLLVECTDCGRPGRAEALPDGLCAPCRTAHQAPGAADAAAAPEPAERDVAALVAGLRNLMRSP; encoded by the coding sequence ATGGCTACCCAGCACTCTAGCTCTGCCCCGCCCGCCCTCGCAGCTTCCCGCCCGTACCGCAAGGCGCATCCGGGTTACGGCAAGCAGTCCGTCTCCGGCCAGGAGCCGCCCCACGCCGCCGACTTCGCCTTCCTGCCGGAACGGGAACGGTATGTCGCCGGATATGTCGACCACCTGCCGGACGGTGCCGCCATGGACATCAAGTCGCTGGCCAAGGACCTGCCCCTGTACGGCCAGATGGCCATCGGCACCGCTCTGCGTGCGCTCGCTCTGGCCGGGCATCTGCGCCGGATGCGCTCCCGGTTGGAGCTGGACGGCGCGAGCCGGTGGGTGACGCTCACCTTCTGGTCGCGGACCGCCCGCGACAACGAGTGGTGGACCGCCCGCCTCGAAGCGGAAGCCGCCGCACAGGAGCAGGTCCCCAGCCCTGAACCGGTCGTGACCTCGCAGCCTGTCGTGCCTCGGCAGCGCACCCCGCAGCGCGCGTCGGACGGGCGGCCGGAGGCTGACGCGGCCGCCGCCGCAACTCCGGGCCCGAACCCGCCGGAGGCTCAGCCGCAGGAACACCAGGAACCGGCTGCGGCTGCCGTTGGCGCCGCCGACGGCGCGTCCGGTCCGTCCCCCGCCTATCTCGCCCTGGCCGAACTGGGCCGCCGGGAGCCCCGCTTGACGCTCTCCGCCGCCGACTGCCAGGTCCTGGAGCCGCTCGCCGCCGCCTGGTTCGCACGGGGCGTCAGCGCCGAGTACCTGACCTCGGCGCTCACCGCCGGGCTGCCCGAGCAGGTCGGGTCACCCGTGGGGCTCGCACGCCGCCGCCTCACCGACAAGATGCCGCCCCGCCTGCCCGCCGCACCGACCCCGCCGCCGGTCCCGGCTCCGGGAGGCCGCCCCGCCACCCCGGTGCGCGGGCTCCTGGTCGAGTGCACCGACTGCGGCCGCCCCGGCCGGGCCGAGGCACTCCCGGACGGCCTCTGCGCCCCCTGCCGTACGGCCCACCAAGCGCCCGGAGCGGCCGACGCGGCGGCCGCCCCGGAGCCTGCCGAACGCGATGTCGCGGCCCTCGTCGCCGGTCTCCGCAACCTGATGCGCAGCCCCTGA